One Vitis riparia cultivar Riparia Gloire de Montpellier isolate 1030 chromosome 4, EGFV_Vit.rip_1.0, whole genome shotgun sequence genomic window carries:
- the LOC117912549 gene encoding EG45-like domain containing protein isoform X1: MRSFLTYVLLVCSCLDIPGILGDIGTATSYDPPYLPTKCKGYDQNQFPEGGLFVSASDGLWDNGAACGRRYRLRCISGLRRPCKEGSIVVQVVDFCQHRPCPATMVLSNKAFDAISRIPSAKINIEYAQI, encoded by the exons ATGAGGTCATTCTTGACATATGTGCTTCTGGTTTGTTCATGTTTGGATATTCCTGGAATTCTGGGGGATATTGGCACAGCAACGTCGTACGATCCTCCATACTTGC CAACAAAATGCAAGGGCTACGACCAAAACCAATTCCCAGAAGGGGGACTGTTTGTTTCAGCAAGTGATGGGTTATGGGACAATGGAGCAGCCTGTGGCCGGAGATATCGGTTGCGGTGTATCAGTGGTCTAAGGCGACCATGCAAAGAAGGATCTATAGTTGTGCAGGTTGTTGATTTTTGTCAACACCGTCCCTGCCCAGCTACAATGGTTCTATCAAACAAAGCTTTTGATGCAATCTCAAGGATCCCAAGTGCCAAAATCAACATTGAATATGCACA GATTTGA
- the LOC117912549 gene encoding EG45-like domain containing protein isoform X2, with protein sequence MICFAVTVSCYVLLSATKCKGYDQNQFPEGGLFVSASDGLWDNGAACGRRYRLRCISGLRRPCKEGSIVVQVVDFCQHRPCPATMVLSNKAFDAISRIPSAKINIEYAQI encoded by the exons ATGATATGTTTTGCTGTCACTGTTTCATGCTATGTGTTGCTATCAG CAACAAAATGCAAGGGCTACGACCAAAACCAATTCCCAGAAGGGGGACTGTTTGTTTCAGCAAGTGATGGGTTATGGGACAATGGAGCAGCCTGTGGCCGGAGATATCGGTTGCGGTGTATCAGTGGTCTAAGGCGACCATGCAAAGAAGGATCTATAGTTGTGCAGGTTGTTGATTTTTGTCAACACCGTCCCTGCCCAGCTACAATGGTTCTATCAAACAAAGCTTTTGATGCAATCTCAAGGATCCCAAGTGCCAAAATCAACATTGAATATGCACA GATTTGA